The Melanotaenia boesemani isolate fMelBoe1 chromosome 3, fMelBoe1.pri, whole genome shotgun sequence genome contains the following window.
aaaatgtatgcatatatgtTGGATGTAGGTATTATAAAGTGGCAAATGGAGCAAATGGTTAccaacaaatttaaaacataCCTCCAAAGTAACTttgtgcagataaaaaaaagagagggatAAATTGCCAAACTGTTACGATCTTGAGTTTACTGGACATTAATCATTTTCTCTCTATTTAGTAagctataaataaaaatgataaattaacaACAAATGAATTTGTTGgttaattaataaatgattgATGGTTGGTTAGTTTATCACTGCAGCCACTATTATTAACATGAATAACACCCACACTTCCAGTGAACCTGTAGTTCTGCATTTATACATTGTAAACCTCCCACCTTCTATGTACGTTTATCTCACTGTTTTTCTTACCTGTAGACCAACGACCACCTAATAAAAGAATGTAGAGAAACAGTGTCATTGATTTtccattttgcttttctttgttctgaATTAATGTTACTCATCATATTTATTAATTCTACCAGAACGTGTGGGGCTCCTCATTGGTTGTCTATGCCCAATATGATATTGCCGATCTTGTGATGATCTTTCCCCCTCCTTAGGTTTGTGAAGCACGTCTGTGTTCTCCCCCTGAGGCTTGGTGACCACCATGGATGTATGTGGGGTCACAAAGCTGTACTTTAAGGACAACTCCAAAGCCTCTTTCttcactttctctttctctgctccAGACAACAGCAGCCTGTATCACAAATTCCTATGTTAATAAAGAGTTGATTAAGATGTCTACCTTCTTTGTATTCACAAACAGGTTTTGTTGACTGAATAGAAAAAAGCTGATGTTATGACTACCAGGTGAGAGGCCTGTGAAGACCAAGGAGGAAATTTATGGATGTAGTGAAAAAAGACATGAAGTTAGTGGTGCATGAGTCGGTGTAGGAGAAGAAGATGCAGAGGATAGGGTTAGATAGAGGCAGATGATTTGCTGTGGTGATCCTTGAAGTGActagaaacaaattaaaagaggaagaagacacCCACAAAGGCAGAGATACCAATTTATTCCATACAGTTAACTTTTGCCTTAAACCTGTTTCCTATttttgaaattaaaatttagTTTTGCTCTAGGTTATGACTCAGTTAGTCTCAGTCAAGACTGTTATTCTAGTCCAACACCCAGTAACCTTTAAAGACTCTTTAGACACCCTTAAACTAGCAGGATATACCAAATAGAGAGTGATGGAATAATTGTGctgttttaaatcaaacatgCTAATGTGTTGGTCAGCAGCCCAATATactattagttttttttattgctgcagtgtgtgtgcaaACAGTGCCATAAATCTGTTCATGTGTGCTGTCAAAAGGTTAGCTATTTGTATGGTCAGTGTTGTTTTAGCTGTAGAAGAAAGGCCCCTGGCAGAATTTTATAGTTAGGCAAGTTTAAGACCTTCTTTTTTCAGGCCTTGCATTATGATgtagtgtgtttcttttttcttgattGTGACTGTGGATATGTGCCTAGTCAACTAAATTATTTGTATTAGTtcaatcagaaccagactcTAGTACATGTAGATATAATCTTACAAAATCCTTATCAGAACTGGAAAACACACCCAAATATCACGAGGAGCTTGAATAACTTAAATGGGCctcagtatataaatatatataaatatatctgaGCTCCTCATAAAGCTCtgcatgttttcagtttttctggCCCAGCACATTGAAAGTTGTGTCTGAAAAGCAGTCCATTAACAATCTAAGCTGctctaataaatataaaaatttataactgcagcatcatctgacAAAATTGCAATTCAAGTAACTTCAAAACGTCTGTGCAAAATTaatttgactgaaattaattaatctgCTAATGGGAAAATTTTTAGCTCCAGAAGTCAGAATACAAAGCAGTGTCTTAACATTGTTGTGGGTTCAACAGTGAAGGGGAAATGAGTGCTGATGCTCTGTTATAAATAACTGatagtaaaaattaaacaaacgaTAAGATGGCATGCATCACACTTACTCTTTCTCCAGAAACTGTTTGACTGTGAGGTAAGCCCAAACCCTCTGGAGGAGGCCTTCAGACACTGTTCCAGTAGGGGTCACCGTGGAGGTCTTTGTGTTAGAAAATGTCATCGTTCCATTCCTCTGTCATTATTAAAGTTTAATGTCAGTAGAGAAATAATTTCACAAGGATCTCAGAGTATTAtagttattttttgttgtgaaGTAATCCTTACTGAAACTGCCACAACTTGTGGAATGAAGGTTTCAATGTTGTTGTCAGTGATCTGACCAGCCACAACAATTTCAGAGCCATTATAATACTGACTGAAATTAGTCTGGGTCAAGTTGGTTCCTCCCAAATAGATCATTGTCACATCCGTCAACAGAGGAGTGGCCACCTCTTCGTAGAAACCCTGTTCCATACAAATTGGACACAATATGGatgtttaagttttatttttcatcacctCAAATAAAGAACATTGGCATTATGTGCATACCGTCAGCTGTAAATCAGCATCAGAGTCTTCATAAATTCGTCTTCCCACACCGTTGTTTTGCAGCGACATTTTCTCAAGGAAATTAAAATTGACATCAAACCCAAAACCGAGGCAGTAGAGAGGAAATTTGCCTGCAATGGCCCGTCTTACATTTGATTGTATGCTCTCAATATTTGTCTCTCCTGCAAGGACACAATACAGCGcttattcttttattataaagTATCATCACCCACCTGTCTGAACAATCATTCGGACTGTAATGAGCTGTGTTCTTGTGCTAAaagggttttatttatttcttgtataGTTTGTCAAATGGTATAAGTCATACAAGAGATGCTCATAATCTGTTGTTGATTAatgaatattatattataatttatattattttattataaaactgtGGAACCCAGTCTCCTTAAGAAGACATGCAATGTTCAATTTTCAGGAAAGCAAaataacaaccaaaacaaaattatttttcttgacATGGAAAATTTTGGCTCATGCCTCAGTTTCATCAAgcaacaaacatgaaaacatcaggGGGGCAGGAGGAGATTTTAACTATGACCTGTTTTTACAAATAGTCTACttgcttctttttaaaagaatgatCTACATTTGTTTCAAGTGTTTGTAGCAGAGTGTGCACGAGTGTTTTATGATAACCTGAGGTTGGGTCTCCATCTGTGAGGAGAATAAGGATAGATGCTGAATCTTCTCTGGGATGTGCATTCAGCATTTCTGCTCCCTTCAGCACTGCGGTATTAATGTCTGTAGCTGAAATGCAGGAAGAAGAATTTCACTTCCATCGCGATCATAGATGTtgataaaccaaaataaatacatttcctgaaaatcttACCTCCTCTGGCCTCAATAGTCTCAGCAAATGTTTTGGCCTTCTGCAGATTTCCACTGGTGGCTTGAACAAGTTCTTTTTTCCAGTGAAATATTTGGCCATCAAAAGTAATAAGACCAAAGAAGTCTTCTTCTGCCAGGTCATTTAAAATATGGATTAATGCTCTCCGGGTCTGTATAAGAACAGCATAACACAATTATTTAGGTTAGAAACATGTCATTATATTTGTTTTGGGCGTATTCTTGTCTTGAACAATGTGTTTGTAATATAAATCAAGTTATAGACGTGGCAGACTTCTAAAATACTCCACCTGTTCCATTTTTGTGCCTTGCATTGAGCCACTTCGATCAATAACAAAGACAACATTTTTTGATATTCGGGGAATACTAGCTGGAGCAAAGTGATGGATGAAGTACCCGTCTGATGTCTGGAATTAGAAGAAACTTTGACTAGTTCTGGGATTATTACAAAGCATAATGTTAATAGACTATTTTAAGTTTACAACTTTCAGGAGATGAACATTTTACCTTGATTTCTCCCAGTCCAGAGTCTCTGCTAACATCATAAACAACAATCAGATCTCCATTCAGACCATGCTCGCCACAGCTGTCACAGACTTTCTGTTGGTCCACAGTTGGATAGAAGTGCACCCATGCCTGCAAACCACACAAATAAGTTTTTATAGAGTGTTGACAaaaacttgtttgtttgtttgttttttctccattgGATGAAATAAGTAATtagattttcattcatttggtTACGTTTAGTTTTACAAATAATGCAACACATTGGTCACACATTGGCAAATTAACATCAGTTTcaatgagtttatttattttgtttcatttgctaTTTTACTTAAATCACCTAATAGATTTGCTTGATTGTGAAGTTTGAATCTAAAGCTCAACTTTAGAAGCCACTggttaataatttaaaagttcTCTTTAAGAGTTAAAAGGAGCAATGTTGTATATTTATCCTTTTGCTTAGGGAGGCAGACATGCACATGATGGTTGAGATATGAACCAATTTGGCTCATTTAATTCatgtattgacaccaaaataaAGTAATTAGATATAATTTTGATTTCTTAAGACTACAAATACTTAAAGACGCACAACGTAACTACCCAACCATAAAACTATGCACTTACTggctcgtttgatggcacagtgacatctattacgAAACattgctgctgatgctgctggacAGCAACAACTCgtaaggctgagaaactgcatcaTGATGTTGTAGCTGAGTTTTCATTATACAGtttcaagaaagaaagaaagaaagaaagaaagaaagaaagaaagaaagaaagaaagaaagaaagaaagaaagaaagaaagaaagaaagaaagagaaactgaCTGACTTCTATTGGCTGGAGATAGTTCCAGAGATCAGGTGGAATGTGAAATAGATGCAGAATTAGCTGTTAATAGGCAGCgtttcactgagaaaatctgctaaagtcccgtagtgcgtctttaaagtaaaataataattgtcTACTATTTTTAAAAGAGTGGATTTTGGAAAACAAGTATTAgtaattaaaatgcaacaaaatgacAACACCTTGGCAGCTGGATGCATATCTGTCCCCAAGAGGAAAATTATACATCTGATACAGCATCTGTAGTCTTTTCAAAACAAAGCTTAAGACAGAGTTGAAAGCCCCTTCAGTTAGCAATGGTTACCCTGTTGTAAAGTCTACATTTGTGATCTAATACAAGTGGTgtggtatttatttttagttgtgtGCTGCTTGCTTTTCTGTGTTAACTGGTTTTAGTTGCTTTGAACCCTTTTTGGTGATTGTAAATTGGCCTCGTGTTGTTTTTCTGCGTAGGTGTCCCAGTGGGCCTGAAGACGAAGACTAGAGCCGAGTGGGAGGGACTGAGAGGAGTAAAGGAGTGTGACACTGAATACATGCAGGGGCAGAGGGGAACTCTGCCTGCCGGATTGACCTGGTGCGTGTAACCCAGGTGGACCCACAGACCTGGATTGGAAGGATGATCTACTACTTTAGTTACCCTTGCCCTGGATGGTGctaccatttatttacttccttttttttaaaaaatggttatttTAGTCCATTTAGTTTTTAGGGGGATTTTAggatgaatgtgtttttttttttttttttattgattcttGGAggcatttagttttatttgattattatgTTGAgtagttttactttttgtggacattttattttaatttgtaataAATTTTGCATTGGTAAATTGTCCTGCTTTTGTCCTCCTTGGCAATACGAAGCATGCTTTTACCTGGTCATTCCATCGCAAAAGtccatctgtgttttttttttttttttttttttttaaataaacaatcttGACATACATCCATAGCCCCCACCATTACACATTCATACATTTCCAAAAATTAATAAACGTCAAACGGCCAGACTGTACTATGTACATAATTTTTGGTTAAATAGCAACGAAATAGCAGCTGAGCTAAATGGAACATGGCATCTCTGCAGGCTGTACCTGTTCATCTGCTTTGGTTTTGGTGATGGCATTAGCCAGGGCTTTGGTGCTTAGTCCTCCTTTCACATCGACAAAACTGATGCCGGCCTTCTCGTGAATATACACATCGACCTGGCATGAAATCAAATAAAGCAGTCATAAGTATTTACAAAACACTACTTTGTCTTTCAGGATGATCTGCATACCTTGAAGTCTTTGACAGGCTGCATGGGCCGGGCATGGATTTGCAGCTCATATTTGCCGTGTGTGCGTTTCATCAGTTCCTCATATGTGAGCTCAAAAGTCACCTTTTTGTGAGCAGCTacatttacagatgttttaaattCCTCCAGCGTTCTACCTACAGAGCTACAACATAAATATATCATAAATACCAGGGTTATATAGTGGACATAAGTTcagatggttttatttttcatctttaagaACCCTGATGCATGATActaggaaaatatttttaaacaaaaataaatatgacaaatcACAGTTAATgtgtaaaacaatgtaaaatccATCcccctgccaaaaaaaaaaaaaaaaaaaaaaaaaaaagaaaacaaagtgaaacaaGTTTTTTGAACATACATGGCTTAAAACCTACTTGTTTAAGGCCGAGCAATAAAAGAATCCTTCAATTAACGTACCTGACAATCCCAGCGCTTTGGCCACGAGACACTGCTTCAGTGTACTGCTGCTGTGCTTGCTCCTTAGCTTTAACAACACCATCATACACTTCACCATCAATAAGCCTGCATAagacaccccccaccccgcaAAAAATTCTTGTTTAAATATGAGTGGCcagtatatatttattattatcatcattattattcttattattcttattcttattcttattcttattattattattattattattacatacaTTTTGAATTTACTGATGAAGGCATTCTTAGGAATCTGGACATGGAATTCAATTTCCTTTGACTCATTCATACGATTGGCCACACGGCTTGTGATGACAGTGGTGGCATAACGACTGGCCACAGTAGAGTTAATGTGAAAGCTGTATATGTCCCAGTCGtcctgcacaaacacagaaggcacatgtttaaaaaaaaagtagatggCCAGATCAATCTCACTGGCTGACAACCAGCTGGCAAAAGATCAGAAAACAATGTGTTGGTGGGTGAAATCGTATTGGTGTAACCGCAGATACGccccatttttattttgttttttttaaaacaaagcaagaacaagttttaaaacaaacttgaGGGTGGTTGTATAGACTATACATAGTTTTGCATAGACCATGCTTCAATGCTCATGGCACACACAAAAGACATGGCTCTGACTTTCCAGTTTTGGTgcaaaattaagttaaaattacaaacattttaaagatcTGGATAGGGTTTGGTCGCATCACTTGATCTGGTCAAAGTCAGGGTTACCTTTTTAGCCTCCCTTCAGAGAAATCTGTCTTGGATTTAAAGAATTGCTGTGCAGAAATTACAAATGATTACTTTGTGCAAAACAATACCATAAactaatacaaataaaacaacaagagAACCATGATGACCCGTTCTAATTACCATctccatacatacataaacacatataTGCATGTGTATAATCCTCATTATATGTCCTAAGTAGCTTTCCTCCAACTATACATTCAGGTACTTATTGAAAACAAATGGTATGGTCATTTTTGCAATTAGTAACATTTCATGCTAAAATATTGGATTATTTGAGTTGCGCAACCATTCATTTtagtgtttaaaaataaaaaacagtccaattattttttttttttttccaaatttacaattattcaaatcaaaatataaTGCAAAGCAGATCTGTGCTGCACATACTTCAAACACGTGAGACACATGACTATTTCTGTTAATAAAATGCTGTTAATCATTTTCTCTATtcatataataattttatatgttttgtattttatactaatatatttcatttttatgtaaaatgtttgatttaccAATTAAAGAAAGTACCTACATCTACAGTTAAACTAAAAGCTTTTAGTTCATATAattcataaacaaataaaggaataaaaagttAGCCTGTAGCTCAGTACAACATTCTGTTAACTTATAATAAAGGTCTAAAGAATTTTATCGACTGTTGTCTTGATTTTTCCAAAACTATACTTTATGTTGTGTAGATTTTTGTGGCTGTTGTCTTTTAAACAAAAGCCACATGGAGGATTTAGCTCTTAGAATAAAAAAGGGTCGACGTTTTCATGGCAGACAACACTAACATCAT
Protein-coding sequences here:
- the LOC121637383 gene encoding inter-alpha-trypsin inhibitor heavy chain H3-like, whose product is MERAVVQVILFGLLLAFAAALPNKDDWDIYSFHINSTVASRYATTVITSRVANRMNESKEIEFHVQIPKNAFISKFKMLIDGEVYDGVVKAKEQAQQQYTEAVSRGQSAGIVSSVGRTLEEFKTSVNVAAHKKVTFELTYEELMKRTHGKYELQIHARPMQPVKDFKVDVYIHEKAGISFVDVKGGLSTKALANAITKTKADEQAWVHFYPTVDQQKVCDSCGEHGLNGDLIVVYDVSRDSGLGEIKTSDGYFIHHFAPASIPRISKNVVFVIDRSGSMQGTKMEQTRRALIHILNDLAEEDFFGLITFDGQIFHWKKELVQATSGNLQKAKTFAETIEARGATDINTAVLKGAEMLNAHPREDSASILILLTDGDPTSGETNIESIQSNVRRAIAGKFPLYCLGFGFDVNFNFLEKMSLQNNGVGRRIYEDSDADLQLTGFYEEVATPLLTDVTMIYLGGTNLTQTNFSQYYNGSEIVVAGQITDNNIETFIPQVVAVSRNGTMTFSNTKTSTVTPTGTVSEGLLQRVWAYLTVKQFLEKELLLSGAEKEKVKKEALELSLKYSFVTPHTSMVVTKPQGENTDVLHKPKEGERSSQDRQYHIGHRQPMRSPTRSGGRWSTVSAQSYFGGGYPSYPGLYGFHGLPGPPSPVSHRFVLKTENQSPSLCFDIHGRVLLKLLHDPSKELYVNGKLDSVKNGGFKKIVIHVQTDLLVKVDTNEVTVHEGQAAARTVGEDPVTVGSLTVINRGNEIDIAVGDVRIVILVHGNNNKFLWPVLRQRPSADSTEGILALKPAVYQEVQQVTGTKLRINDQEIHVTSSSAVDYSTSSSAQIRCWLISADFVLQRPVNDFVVAKL